The Desulfococcus multivorans DNA window AACATCTTTTCCCGGGCCGCCGTTTTCATGGCCCCCGGAAGCCGGCTGGACCGAGCCGTTCGCCTCGGACTCACGGCGCCCTATCATTCACCCGCACGTCGAATGGCCACCCTCAAGTTCGTTCAGGACATTCCCCTGTCGCCCGAAGACCCCAGCTATTCCATGGTTCGCCGCGTGGCGGATCATTTGCATGATCTCTCTCATCTTCCGACGCTCATCCTTTGGGGCCTCGCCGATTTCGTTTTCGACACTGATTACCTGGATGAGTGGCGCCGGCGCTTTCCCCGGGCAGAAGTCCATGCATTTTCAGACGGAGGCCACTATCTCCTGGAGGATAAAAGCCCGGCCGTCATCCCCCTCGTCAAAGATTTCTTGAAAAAACATTCTGATTGAGTTAATAATTACTCTTATTTTTATTTTGTCTCCCTCCAAACCCAATCACAGGTGGGCTCCAAAAGGTAACTAAAGGTAAATAATGGATACAATCGATCGGGTCGACGGACTTCCGGAAGAAGACGTAAATGGCAACAGAGGATACAGGGAACCCGACGCACCTCCAATTCAGGCGGATACGGATCGTCGGCCCCTCAATATCGCTTATCGTTTGAAGGAGTCGGCAGTCAAGTATCCGAACAAACGCGCTGTCGTCTATCCCGCAGGATGGGACGACAGCAACCGTGTCGCCTATACGCATTTGACGTTTACCCAGCTTGACAAAGAATCGGATTGTCTGGCCCACGGCCTTGAGCGGGTCGGTATCAGACGGGGCACCCGAACGCTCTTGATGGTCCCCCCCAGCCTCGATTTTTTTGCGTTGACCTTTGCCTTGTTCAAGATCGGCGCCGTCCCCGTCGTCGTGGATCCGGGCATGGGGGTCAAACGGATGATCCAGTGCATTCAGGAAAGCAAACCCGAAGGCTTCATCGGGATTGCCAAAGCGCATCTCCTGCGATGGCGGTATCCGGCATTCTTCCGCACCGTCACCACTTGGGTGAGCGTCGGGCGCCGGTGGTTTCCGGGCGCCTTCAACCTCAAGCAGGTCCACCAGCGTCCCTGGGTGCCCTACCAGCCCGCCGTCACCTATGCCGACGAGATTGCGGCCATTCTTTTCACCACCGGAGCCACCGGACCCGCCAAGGGCGTGATCTACACCCACGGCAACTTCGATGCACAGGTCCGCCATATCCAGAGCTACTTCGGCATCGGACCCGACGAGATCGATCTGCCCACTTTTCCCCTATTCTCCTTGTTCGACCCGGCTCTCGGCATGACCGCCGTCATCCCGGACATGGATCCCACCCGACCGGCAGAGGCCGATCCCGAAAAGATCGTCGATATTATCGAGGATCAGGGGATCACCAATATGTTCGGATCGCCGGCCCTGTTGAACCATGTAGGAGAGCACGGTCGCAGCGCCGGAATCACGCTGCCTTCTCTGAGGCGGGTTATCTCCGCCGGTGCTCCGGTAATGCCCGCCATAATCGAAAAATTTTCCGGAATGCTGCCCGAGGACGCGGAGATCTATACGCCCTACGGGGCCACGGAAGCCATGCCGGTCCTATGTCTGGGCGCCAAGGAAATTCTGAGCGCTACCCGCAAATTCAGCGAACAGGGATACGGTATCTGCGTCGGCCGTCCCGTAGGCGACATCACCGTCGGCATCATCCGCATTACCGACAATCCCATCGAACAGTGGTCCGATGACCTTCTTGTGGAAAAGGGCGAGATCGGCGAAATCGTCGTCAAAGGGGATGTGGTCACCCGCCGCTATTTCGAAAGGCCCCAGGAGGAGACGGCGGCGAAGATACCTGACGGCGACGCGTTCTGGCATCGTATGGGCGATGTCGGTT harbors:
- a CDS encoding fatty acid CoA ligase family protein, which encodes MDTIDRVDGLPEEDVNGNRGYREPDAPPIQADTDRRPLNIAYRLKESAVKYPNKRAVVYPAGWDDSNRVAYTHLTFTQLDKESDCLAHGLERVGIRRGTRTLLMVPPSLDFFALTFALFKIGAVPVVVDPGMGVKRMIQCIQESKPEGFIGIAKAHLLRWRYPAFFRTVTTWVSVGRRWFPGAFNLKQVHQRPWVPYQPAVTYADEIAAILFTTGATGPAKGVIYTHGNFDAQVRHIQSYFGIGPDEIDLPTFPLFSLFDPALGMTAVIPDMDPTRPAEADPEKIVDIIEDQGITNMFGSPALLNHVGEHGRSAGITLPSLRRVISAGAPVMPAIIEKFSGMLPEDAEIYTPYGATEAMPVLCLGAKEILSATRKFSEQGYGICVGRPVGDITVGIIRITDNPIEQWSDDLLVEKGEIGEIVVKGDVVTRRYFERPQEETAAKIPDGDAFWHRMGDVGWQDNKDRVWFCGRKTHRVVTENGPLFTIPCEAIFNQHPAVFRSALVGVGRAPHQKPVICIELNKNDKNVNKDALKHELLNLAAKHPMTQEIKTILFHDGFPVDIRHNAKIYREQLAAWATK